The nucleotide sequence AAGCGGCGCCATGCGCCGTCAGCGTCACCCATCTCGGGGTGCGCTCGATAAGACGGTAGCCCAGCCGCGTCTCAAGGCGCTTGAGCTTTAAGCTGACCGCAGACTGGGTTGTCCCCGTGGCTTGTGCCGCGCGCGTAAAGCTCCCGAGTTCGGCGATGCGCACGAATGCTTGAACGGTAGTCAGATCAAGCGGTCGATTAGTCATTTCAAATTATCATCGCAGATATATTTAGCCATATCATATCAATATGGGCTAGCGGTAATTAGTATTGAATCCCCCCGCAATCGACAAGGTGAGAAACGATGCCGCTGTCCCATATTTCACTGAGTGCAGGAAAGTCCAGGGCTTATCGTCAGGCGATCTGCGACAGCTTGGGCGATGCATTATCGGCGACCTTCGATGTGCCAGAGAACAATAAGTTCGTCCTGGTCCACGAGCACGAGGCCGGGAACTTTCATTACAGCGCCGATTATCTCGGTGTCGAGCGAAGCGATGAGCTCGTGGTGATCCAGATTGTCGCGAACAATACGCGGTCTTTGCAGCAAAAGAAGCGGTTGTATGAGCGCATCACGGCGTTACTGGGAGAAAACCCAGGCGTTAGACCGGAAGATGTCTTCATCAACCTGATCGAGGTACCGAGTGAAAACTGGTCTCTTGGTCTCGGCCTCGCTCAGTACGCTTGAGGTGGCATCGTTCTGTCTTATTCACAGTGCGAGGCGGCCCGAATGGGCCGCCGCCCAATCAGTCGAAAGGAAACGCAAGAATTAGACTGTGCCGGCCTGCCCCTGCCGTTAACAATGATTGCATGTTCGGCATCGCGCGAGGTTTTCGGCCATGGGGTCAATCAAGCAACAGATGGGGGGCCGTGAGTGGGCCATGCTTCTGGCGCTCGCGCTTCTCTGGGGCGGGTCGTTCTTCTTTGTTGAAATCGCCATCGGTTCGGTTTCGCCGCTTGCGATCGTATTTCTACGGGTGGTGCTGGCGGCGATAGCACTCTGGTGCTTCTCGGCATGTGCCGGCGTGTCTATCCCACGCGAGCGCCCCATCTGGTCGGCGTTCGCGGTCATGGCCGTGCTGAACAACGTGATCCCCTTCTCGCTGATCGTCTGGGGGCAGCGAGACGTAGGCGCTGCATTGGCTTCTATCCTGAACGCGACCACGCCGTTCCTGACCGTATTAGTGGCCGGCGTCTGCCTGCCGGACGAGCGGATGGCGCCGAACAAGGTGATCGGCGTCATGGTCGGTTTTTTCGGCGTGGCACTGGTTGTCGGCGGCAATAGAGTGATTGATCTTGGCCAAGATCTGATGGCGCAATTGGCGATCATTGGCGCAGCCCTTTCTTATGCCTGCGCTGGCGTATACGGCCGACGATTCAAGCAAATGCGGATCAACCCGATCGCGGTTGCGACCGGGCAGGTCACGATGTCGAGCCTCGTACTTGCGTTATTGGTGCTCGTTTTCGGTGTGGCCCTGCCATCGCCGAATATTGGATGGACGGTCTGGCTGGCGCTCCTCGGCCTGGGTCTCTTTTCTACGGCCGTTGCTTACATCCTGTATTTCCGGCTGCTGGAAAGCGCTGGCGCGACCAATCTCCTGCTCGTGACCTTGCTGATCCCGGTCGTAGCGACGGGGCTGGGGGTGGCTGTGCTCGGCGAGGCGCTTGGTGCAGCGGATTACGCAGGGATGGCATTGATTGGAGTCGGCCTACTCACCATCGATGGGCGTTTTCTGATTGCGGCTTTGCCGAGGCTATAACAGACGGCATCTCGCCGAGAGACGCTTCCGATGATGAGATAAGGCCGGCCCGACCCATCCGGATTCGGCAACGCTACATGGGCCATGGCGCAAAGGACGGTTAGCGTAAGCGGCCCCGGCGAGCATGAGTCATTCGGAACATGACGACGAGACAGCCCGCGAAGCGGTATGCGCCGGCAGCAATACCGCGATCACAGTCTCCAGTTACAGCGACAAGCGCCGCGGTCGAGCTCCACCCGGCCACGGGAGCACGTGTCGGCCGGCGCTAATCGATCGTTGCCAACAGATGATTCCAGAACCGCTCGGCCGGGGGACGCAGCGATCGCCGCTCGGGCCGGGTCAACACGAATTGCTGACGGGCTGGGCAGGCCAGCTCGAAAGGCGCCACCAGTATCTGCGGGTCGCCGACCAGGCCGCGGTGGGCCAGTGCAATACCGCAGCCCTGGGCCGCGAGTCGCAGGGTCATGCTCTGCGTGTCGCACCATAGATGCCGGGCCGGCATCTCCGACAGGCCCGCGGCATCCAGCCAGTCCGGCCAGCCGACGGTGAATCCCGCCGTATGCAGCAGGGTATGACCGGTCAGTGCCGATGGGGCGGTGAGCGTCGCCGCGAGTGCTGGCGCACACACGGGCGTCAAGGCATCGGTGCCCAACGATTGTTGTACGAGATGCGGCCAGTCGCCGGCACCGTAGCGGATTTCCAGATCCACGTCCTCGCCGATGAAATCGTCTGCCCACACGCCGGTGACCACGCGCAGCGGCGTTTCGGGTTGCTGGCGATGAAAGCTTTGCAGACGCGGCGCCAACCAGAACTGCTGGATCGCCGGTGTGGCGCGGATAGTGACCGGCGCGTCCGGTTCGGGCCCGAAAACCTCGGCCGTGCCGTGGGCGAGTCGGTCGAACGCATCCTGCACGCTCGGCAGCCACGCCCGCCCGGCCTCGGTCAGCGTGAGCGAGCGAGCATGGCGGATGAACAAGTCCTGGCCGAGCCGCGCTTCCAGCATGCGGATGCGCTGGCTGATGGCCGACTGGGTGACAGCCAGTTCCTCGCCGGCCCGCGTGAAGCTGAGCGTACGCCCAGCGGCCTCGAAGGCCTGCAGCCAGGCCACCGGGGGCAGGCGGGCCATCAGCGCACGCCTCGTCGCCACGTCGGTGCGGGCGTCATCGATTGATTACCCTGATTCATACGGCCATGATGCCGTAAAAGCCTTAGCTCAGCTAAGGCTTCGGGGCGGGATTCATCGTTTGTCGGGATCATGGCGCCGGTTCATTCTGGGTGCCAGCATTTCGCGAGCCCGGTGCTCGCTCGAATCAAGACGAGGATGGATATGGCGTCCGTGATCGATCGAGAACGCGTCGACATGAAGGAGCTGGCCGATTACAGCGACGGCCCTGCGCTGGTTTCGGCCGCGCTCACCGAAGGCTCTGGCTCGCCGCGTGTCGCGCTGGCCTGGGACGACGGCGCCGAGACCGCGTTGCCGCCGATCTGGCTGCGCGATCACTGTCCCTGCGACGCCTGCCGCCATGCCACCTCGCGCGAGCGCTTGTTCAAGATCATCGATGCCGAAGTCGGCGTGCCGAACGTCTCGCTCGACCACGGCGTGTTGGTTCTCGACTGGCCGGACGGCCACGAAAGCCGTTTCGACAGCGTCTGGCTGCATCAGCGCCGGCCGGGCCAGCATCGCTTTCAGCCGGCCGTCCCCGCGGCCCGCGCCTGGCGTGAGGGCTTCCTGCCGGCGCGCGTGGCGCACGGCGATTTCACCGCCGGCAGCGAGGGCCAACGGCGCTGGCTCGAAGCGCTGATTCGCGACGGGCTCGTGCTGCTCGACAATGGCCCGACCGAGCTCGACGAAGTCGTGCGCATCGCCG is from Salinisphaera sp. LB1 and encodes:
- a CDS encoding tautomerase family protein codes for the protein MPLSHISLSAGKSRAYRQAICDSLGDALSATFDVPENNKFVLVHEHEAGNFHYSADYLGVERSDELVVIQIVANNTRSLQQKKRLYERITALLGENPGVRPEDVFINLIEVPSENWSLGLGLAQYA
- a CDS encoding DMT family transporter, with translation MGSIKQQMGGREWAMLLALALLWGGSFFFVEIAIGSVSPLAIVFLRVVLAAIALWCFSACAGVSIPRERPIWSAFAVMAVLNNVIPFSLIVWGQRDVGAALASILNATTPFLTVLVAGVCLPDERMAPNKVIGVMVGFFGVALVVGGNRVIDLGQDLMAQLAIIGAALSYACAGVYGRRFKQMRINPIAVATGQVTMSSLVLALLVLVFGVALPSPNIGWTVWLALLGLGLFSTAVAYILYFRLLESAGATNLLLVTLLIPVVATGLGVAVLGEALGAADYAGMALIGVGLLTIDGRFLIAALPRL
- a CDS encoding LysR substrate-binding domain-containing protein, with amino-acid sequence MARLPPVAWLQAFEAAGRTLSFTRAGEELAVTQSAISQRIRMLEARLGQDLFIRHARSLTLTEAGRAWLPSVQDAFDRLAHGTAEVFGPEPDAPVTIRATPAIQQFWLAPRLQSFHRQQPETPLRVVTGVWADDFIGEDVDLEIRYGAGDWPHLVQQSLGTDALTPVCAPALAATLTAPSALTGHTLLHTAGFTVGWPDWLDAAGLSEMPARHLWCDTQSMTLRLAAQGCGIALAHRGLVGDPQILVAPFELACPARQQFVLTRPERRSLRPPAERFWNHLLATID